One stretch of Chitinophaga pendula DNA includes these proteins:
- a CDS encoding prolyl oligopeptidase family serine peptidase, whose protein sequence is MMKKWAIAAPVLFLTFNSYSQQLSVEKIMRDPKWIGTSPSGATWSTDSKTIYFNWNPEQALADSLYAINIKDKTPRKVPAPSTGWQKAITFAVYNTARNRIVFAYNGDIYTQTIPGGKIVRITQTTTTESAPAFSFHDQQIIYRQGQDLYAWDIATGSTSQLTAFTKGKAPATPKLNIQEQWLKDRELEIMDVLKEKKEQKDAATAFNKLHKEKSLRNIYTDDKTVSNVDISPDGRFVTYRLFKSAGERRNTIVPEFVNESGYTTDIQARTNVGTPSGTYESFVFDREKDTVLPIHTNNLPGITTPPAFLQDYKKDTARPAPRPVIVNGPYWNEPGTQALVDVRSLDNKDRWIMLLLPATGTLSLIDHQHDDAWISGPGIGWTQGDGAIGWLNDQTCWYQSEATGYSHLYSRHINESTAKALTAGRFEVQDVYLTHDKKFFYIVTNEVHPGEKQLYRLPATGGKREKITTQEGAHEVTISPDEQWVAYRYSSSNQPWELFLQPLKAGASPIQLTSKGRSDEFNAYPWRKAEVITFSARDGEQVYARLYRPNAATKNGAAVIFVHGAGYLQNAHKWWSQYFREYMFHNLLADKGYTVLDIDYRASAGYGRNWRTGIYRYMGDKDLTDQLDGASYLTTQMGVDPKRIGIYGGSYGGFITLMAMFTQPDAFAAGAALRSVTDWAHYNHGYTSNILNEPFTDSIAYRRSSPIYHAAGLKGHLLMCHGMVDTNVHFQDIVRLTQRLIELGKDNWELAVYPVEDHGFITPSSWTDEYKRILKLFDNTLIKK, encoded by the coding sequence ATGATGAAAAAGTGGGCAATAGCCGCTCCTGTTCTATTCCTGACCTTCAATAGCTATAGTCAACAACTGTCCGTGGAAAAGATCATGCGCGACCCGAAATGGATAGGCACATCCCCCTCCGGCGCCACCTGGAGCACTGACAGCAAAACAATCTACTTTAACTGGAACCCAGAACAGGCACTGGCAGATTCCCTTTATGCCATCAATATCAAAGACAAAACACCCCGCAAAGTACCGGCGCCTTCCACCGGCTGGCAAAAAGCCATCACCTTCGCCGTCTATAATACTGCCCGTAACCGCATCGTATTCGCCTATAACGGAGACATATATACTCAGACAATACCCGGTGGCAAAATAGTCCGTATTACACAGACAACTACCACAGAAAGCGCACCGGCTTTCAGCTTCCACGACCAGCAGATCATTTACCGCCAGGGACAAGACCTCTACGCCTGGGATATCGCAACAGGTAGCACTTCCCAGCTCACCGCCTTTACAAAGGGTAAAGCCCCCGCTACACCCAAACTCAATATCCAGGAACAATGGCTCAAAGACCGCGAACTGGAAATCATGGATGTATTGAAAGAAAAAAAAGAACAAAAGGACGCTGCCACTGCCTTCAATAAATTACATAAAGAGAAATCCCTCCGGAATATTTATACCGATGATAAAACCGTAAGCAATGTAGATATCAGCCCCGATGGCCGCTTTGTTACATATCGCCTGTTTAAATCAGCAGGAGAACGTCGTAATACCATCGTGCCGGAATTCGTAAACGAAAGTGGATATACTACAGACATTCAGGCCCGCACCAATGTTGGTACGCCCAGCGGCACCTACGAGAGCTTTGTCTTCGATCGGGAAAAAGATACCGTACTACCGATCCATACCAATAACTTGCCCGGGATCACTACACCACCTGCATTTTTACAGGATTATAAAAAAGATACCGCCAGGCCCGCACCTCGCCCCGTGATCGTCAACGGCCCCTACTGGAACGAACCAGGTACGCAGGCCCTGGTAGATGTGCGCTCATTGGATAACAAAGATCGCTGGATTATGCTCCTGCTACCGGCAACCGGCACCCTCAGCCTCATCGACCACCAACATGACGACGCCTGGATAAGCGGCCCGGGTATCGGCTGGACCCAGGGAGATGGCGCTATCGGCTGGCTAAATGATCAAACTTGCTGGTACCAGTCCGAAGCCACCGGCTACAGCCACCTATATAGCCGCCATATCAATGAATCTACAGCTAAAGCACTTACAGCAGGACGTTTTGAAGTGCAGGACGTCTATCTTACACACGATAAGAAATTCTTTTACATCGTCACCAACGAAGTACATCCGGGCGAAAAACAGCTCTACCGGCTGCCTGCAACCGGTGGTAAAAGAGAAAAGATCACCACCCAGGAAGGCGCACATGAAGTAACTATATCCCCGGACGAACAGTGGGTAGCCTATCGCTACTCCTCCTCCAACCAGCCCTGGGAACTATTCCTGCAACCGCTGAAAGCGGGCGCTTCCCCCATACAACTCACCAGCAAAGGCCGCTCCGATGAATTCAATGCCTACCCATGGCGTAAAGCAGAAGTCATCACCTTTTCGGCCAGAGATGGCGAGCAGGTATATGCCCGCCTCTATCGCCCCAATGCAGCTACCAAAAATGGCGCTGCCGTCATCTTCGTTCACGGCGCCGGCTACCTGCAAAATGCACACAAATGGTGGAGCCAGTACTTCCGGGAATATATGTTCCACAATCTCCTCGCCGACAAAGGATATACCGTACTCGATATAGACTACCGTGCCAGTGCCGGCTATGGCCGTAATTGGCGTACCGGCATTTACCGCTATATGGGAGACAAAGACCTGACCGATCAACTGGATGGCGCCAGCTATCTCACCACACAAATGGGAGTTGATCCCAAACGTATCGGTATATACGGCGGTAGCTATGGCGGCTTTATCACCCTCATGGCCATGTTTACGCAACCGGATGCATTCGCCGCAGGAGCCGCCCTCCGTTCCGTCACAGACTGGGCACACTACAACCATGGATATACCAGCAATATCCTGAACGAACCATTCACCGATAGCATCGCCTATCGCAGGTCCTCTCCCATCTATCACGCCGCCGGCCTCAAAGGACATCTCCTCATGTGCCACGGCATGGTGGATACCAACGTCCATTTCCAGGATATCGTACGGCTCACCCAGCGCCTCATAGAACTGGGAAAAGACAACTGGGAACTGGCCGTATACCCCGTCGAAGACCACGGATTCATCACCCCTTCCTCCTGGACAGATGAATACAAACGTATCCTCAAACTCTTCGACAATACCCTGATTAAAAAGTAA
- the glmS gene encoding glutamine--fructose-6-phosphate transaminase (isomerizing) yields MCGIVAYIGQREAYPIVLKGLKRLEYRGYDSAGIALINNGLQVYKKKGKVAELEEHLTGKNVQSNIAIGHTRWATHGEPSDRNSHPHQSGNGRLAMIHNGIIENYAQLKQELLNKGHVFKSDTDTEVLVHFIEEIQESNNCSTEEAVRIALKRVVGAYVIVIIDSKDPNTLIAARKGSPLVIGVGRGEHFLASDASPIVEYTKEVVYVNDYEIAIIRGDELILKNISNEIQTPYIQKLDIELAAIEKGGHDHFMIKEIFEQPQTIFDSLRGRLDAKLGTLTMGGIRDHADLLKNANRIVIVACGTSWHAGLVAEYMIEELCRIPVEVEYASEFRYRNPVIGKGDVIIAVSQSGETADTLVAIESAKEKGAIILGVCNVVGSSIARASHAGAYTHAGPEIGVASTKAFTAQLTVLALIALKIAIEKGTITQQRFQHLLDELEHVPEKVAAALELNEKIRQIGDKYKDARDFLFLGRGYNFPVALEGALKLKEISYIHAEGYPAAEMKHGPIALVDENLPVVFVATKDSYYEKVVSNIQEIKARKGKVIAVVTQGDQVIPGMADDVIEVPEADELVAPIISVIPLQLLAYHIGVLKGFDVDKPRNLAKSVTVE; encoded by the coding sequence ATGTGCGGAATAGTTGCATACATAGGACAACGGGAAGCTTATCCCATCGTACTGAAAGGATTAAAAAGACTGGAATATAGAGGATACGACAGCGCCGGGATCGCCCTGATCAATAACGGCCTGCAGGTATATAAAAAGAAAGGAAAGGTAGCCGAACTGGAAGAACACCTGACCGGCAAAAATGTGCAGAGTAATATCGCTATCGGCCACACCAGATGGGCCACCCACGGCGAACCGAGCGATCGTAACTCCCACCCCCACCAATCCGGTAATGGCAGGTTAGCCATGATCCACAATGGCATCATCGAAAACTATGCGCAACTCAAGCAGGAACTGCTCAATAAAGGCCATGTTTTCAAAAGTGATACCGATACCGAAGTACTCGTACACTTCATAGAAGAAATACAGGAAAGCAACAATTGCTCCACTGAAGAAGCCGTACGTATCGCCCTGAAACGCGTCGTAGGTGCATATGTAATCGTGATCATCGATTCCAAAGACCCTAATACCCTCATCGCAGCCCGCAAAGGTAGCCCCCTGGTAATAGGCGTAGGCCGCGGCGAACATTTCCTCGCTTCCGATGCCTCTCCAATCGTAGAATATACCAAAGAAGTAGTATACGTAAATGACTACGAGATCGCCATTATAAGAGGAGATGAACTCATCCTCAAAAATATCTCCAACGAAATTCAAACCCCCTATATCCAAAAACTGGATATAGAACTCGCAGCTATAGAAAAAGGTGGACACGACCACTTTATGATCAAAGAAATATTCGAACAACCACAAACTATCTTCGATAGCCTCCGTGGCCGTCTCGATGCCAAATTGGGCACCCTGACCATGGGTGGTATCCGCGATCATGCTGACCTCCTGAAAAATGCAAACCGTATCGTGATCGTTGCCTGCGGTACCTCCTGGCACGCCGGCCTAGTAGCAGAATATATGATAGAAGAACTCTGTCGTATACCCGTTGAGGTAGAATATGCCTCAGAGTTCCGCTATCGTAACCCCGTTATTGGTAAAGGAGATGTGATCATCGCCGTATCCCAATCCGGCGAAACAGCAGATACACTCGTGGCCATAGAAAGCGCCAAAGAAAAAGGCGCTATCATCCTGGGTGTTTGTAATGTCGTAGGCTCTTCCATCGCCAGGGCTTCTCATGCCGGTGCTTACACCCATGCCGGCCCCGAGATCGGCGTAGCCAGTACCAAAGCCTTCACAGCACAGCTGACCGTACTCGCCCTCATAGCACTCAAAATCGCTATCGAAAAAGGTACCATCACCCAACAGCGATTCCAGCACCTGCTCGATGAACTCGAACATGTACCCGAAAAAGTAGCTGCCGCACTCGAACTAAACGAAAAAATCCGCCAGATCGGTGATAAATACAAAGATGCCCGCGACTTCCTGTTCCTCGGCCGTGGCTACAACTTCCCGGTAGCACTCGAAGGAGCCCTCAAATTAAAAGAGATCTCCTACATCCATGCCGAAGGATACCCCGCAGCAGAAATGAAACATGGCCCTATCGCACTGGTAGACGAAAACCTGCCGGTAGTATTCGTTGCCACCAAAGACAGCTACTACGAAAAAGTAGTATCTAATATACAAGAGATCAAAGCACGTAAAGGTAAAGTCATCGCAGTGGTCACCCAAGGCGATCAGGTGATCCCAGGTATGGCTGACGACGTAATAGAAGTACCCGAAGCAGATGAACTGGTAGCCCCTATCATCTCCGTAATTCCATTACAACTGCTGGCATATCATATCGGCGTACTTAAAGGCTTCGATGTAGATAAACCGAGAAACCTGGCGAAATCTGTGACCGTTGAATAA